From Streptomonospora salina, the proteins below share one genomic window:
- the pyrR gene encoding bifunctional pyr operon transcriptional regulator/uracil phosphoribosyltransferase PyrR has translation MYADGSADPRAAATARTVLDGPEIDRALTRIAHEILERSKGGGDVTLLGIPSRGVPLAERLAERIERVEGRAVPRGSLDITMYRDDLRLAPARALGRTDIPPEGIDGRLVVLVDDVLFSGRTVRAALDALNDIGRPRTVQLAVLVDRGHRELPVRADYVGKNLPTSLRETVTVQLSEPDGHDAVLLGPAKPRPGEEG, from the coding sequence GTGTATGCGGACGGCTCCGCCGATCCGCGCGCCGCGGCGACGGCGCGGACCGTCCTCGACGGCCCCGAGATCGACCGGGCGCTGACCCGTATCGCCCACGAGATCCTGGAACGCAGCAAGGGCGGCGGCGACGTCACCCTGCTGGGCATCCCCTCCCGCGGCGTGCCGCTGGCCGAGCGCCTGGCCGAGCGCATCGAGCGCGTCGAAGGGCGCGCCGTCCCCCGGGGGTCGCTGGACATCACGATGTACCGCGACGACCTGCGGCTGGCCCCCGCCCGCGCGCTGGGCCGCACCGACATACCGCCCGAGGGGATCGACGGCCGCCTCGTGGTCCTCGTCGACGACGTCCTGTTCTCCGGCCGGACCGTGCGTGCCGCACTGGACGCCCTCAACGACATCGGCCGGCCCCGCACCGTGCAGCTGGCCGTCCTGGTCGACCGCGGCCACCGCGAACTTCCCGTCCGCGCCGACTACGTGGGCAAGAACCTGCCGACCTCGCTGCGCGAGACCGTCACCGTGCAGCTGAGCGAGCCCGACGGCCACGACGCCGTCCTGCTGGGCCCGGCCAAACCGCGCCCCGGAGAGGAGGGATGA
- the bldD gene encoding transcriptional regulator BldD, with protein MPSEYAKSLGARLRAIRTQQGLSLHGVEEKSHGRWKAVVVGSYERGDRAVTVQKLAELADFYGVPMSELLPGGAAPTPLGPTPKLVIDLERMQQLPQEKAGPLARYVATIQSQRGDYNGRVLSIRQEDLRSLAVIYDRSPGDLTEELINWGVLDPEARRAVDAF; from the coding sequence ATGCCATCCGAATACGCCAAGTCCCTCGGTGCGCGACTGCGCGCCATCCGCACCCAGCAAGGGCTTTCCCTGCACGGAGTGGAGGAGAAGTCCCACGGCCGCTGGAAGGCCGTCGTCGTCGGCTCCTACGAGCGCGGCGACCGCGCGGTGACCGTCCAGAAACTCGCCGAGCTCGCCGACTTCTACGGCGTTCCCATGTCGGAGCTGCTGCCCGGCGGCGCGGCCCCGACCCCGCTGGGCCCCACACCCAAACTCGTCATCGACCTGGAGCGCATGCAGCAGCTGCCCCAGGAGAAGGCCGGCCCGCTCGCCCGCTACGTCGCCACCATTCAGAGCCAGCGCGGCGACTACAACGGCCGCGTGCTGTCCATCCGCCAGGAGGACCTGCGCTCGCTGGCGGTCATCTACGACCGCTCGCCCGGCGACCTCACCGAAGAGCTGATCAACTGGGGGGTCCTCGACCCCGAGGCGCGCCGCGCCGTCGACGCCTTCTAG
- a CDS encoding GNAT family N-acetyltransferase, with protein sequence MRTSEIELWELAAPAFLHALPALLEIYTAAMEPPAEQIPGRCSIMREHARQPRFGSVVALPRGGGDAAGFAYGFHGAGGQWWHDVITAELDRRGPGAGRHWFADSFEVAELHVLPGRQGRGTGRSLLEALTAVRKERTAVLSTPAGPTAARGLYRSCGFVDVLPEFRFPGSPHRPFTIMAAPLPLPAGGPRRPAGRSRAWLWTG encoded by the coding sequence GTGCGCACCAGTGAGATCGAACTGTGGGAGCTGGCCGCCCCGGCGTTCCTGCACGCCCTGCCGGCCCTGCTCGAGATCTACACCGCCGCTATGGAGCCGCCCGCCGAACAGATCCCCGGGCGGTGCTCCATCATGCGCGAGCACGCCCGCCAACCGCGCTTCGGCTCGGTGGTCGCCCTACCCCGGGGCGGCGGGGACGCCGCCGGGTTCGCCTACGGCTTCCACGGCGCCGGCGGGCAGTGGTGGCACGACGTGATCACCGCCGAGCTGGACCGGCGCGGCCCCGGAGCCGGACGGCACTGGTTCGCCGACTCGTTCGAGGTCGCCGAGCTGCACGTGCTGCCCGGCCGCCAGGGGCGCGGCACCGGCCGCAGCCTCCTGGAAGCACTGACGGCGGTGCGCAAGGAGCGCACCGCCGTCCTGTCGACCCCGGCCGGCCCTACGGCCGCCCGCGGCCTCTACCGCTCGTGCGGATTCGTCGACGTACTACCGGAGTTCCGCTTCCCCGGCAGTCCTCACCGGCCCTTCACCATCATGGCCGCGCCGCTGCCATTGCCGGCAGGCGGTCCGCGGCGACCTGCTGGTAGATCTCGCGCGTGGCTGTGGACTGGTTGA
- the metF gene encoding methylenetetrahydrofolate reductase [NAD(P)H], translating into MVGSSTRNGSAPVAASRSRDIRELLKTGEPTFSFEFFPPKTDEGLTKLWRVIRDIEALAPSFISVTYGAGGGTRDLTVEITEQVATDTTLLPVAHFCAVDHSVSELRHLIGRFASVGVNNILALRGDPPGDPLGEWVKHPEGLEYAEDLVRLIKELGDFSVGVAAFPYKHPRSPDIESDTKYLVQKCRAGADYAVTQMFFDPEDYLRLRDRVEAAGCDTPIIPEVMPVVKYSTIEMSEKLSGAPFPRHLAEEFEKVKDDPESVRKLGIEQGQRMCERLLDEGAPGIHFITFNQSTATREIYQQVAADRLPAMAAARP; encoded by the coding sequence ATGGTTGGGTCATCGACACGCAACGGAAGCGCGCCGGTCGCAGCGTCGCGGTCGCGCGACATCCGCGAGCTGCTAAAGACCGGCGAACCGACATTCTCTTTCGAGTTCTTCCCGCCGAAGACCGACGAAGGGCTTACCAAGCTTTGGCGGGTCATCCGCGACATCGAGGCGCTGGCGCCGTCGTTCATCTCCGTCACCTACGGAGCCGGTGGCGGGACACGGGATCTCACCGTCGAGATCACCGAGCAGGTCGCCACTGACACGACGCTGCTGCCCGTCGCCCACTTCTGCGCCGTGGACCACTCCGTGAGCGAGCTGCGCCACCTCATCGGGCGCTTCGCCAGTGTGGGCGTGAACAACATCCTCGCTCTGCGCGGCGACCCTCCGGGCGATCCGCTCGGGGAGTGGGTCAAGCACCCCGAGGGGCTGGAGTACGCGGAGGATCTGGTGCGCCTGATCAAGGAGCTCGGCGACTTCAGCGTCGGCGTCGCCGCCTTCCCCTACAAGCACCCCCGCTCGCCCGACATCGAGTCGGACACGAAGTACCTGGTGCAGAAGTGCCGTGCGGGCGCCGACTACGCCGTCACCCAGATGTTCTTCGACCCCGAGGACTATCTGCGGCTGCGCGACCGCGTGGAGGCCGCGGGCTGTGACACTCCGATCATCCCCGAGGTCATGCCGGTGGTGAAGTACTCCACCATCGAGATGTCCGAGAAGCTGTCGGGTGCGCCGTTCCCGCGCCACCTCGCGGAGGAGTTCGAGAAGGTCAAGGACGATCCCGAGTCGGTGCGCAAGCTGGGGATCGAGCAGGGCCAGCGCATGTGCGAGCGGCTGCTGGACGAGGGCGCACCCGGGATCCACTTCATCACGTTCAACCAGTCCACAGCCACGCGCGAGATCTACCAGCAGGTCGCCGCGGACCGCCTGCCGGCAATGGCAGCGGCGCGGCCATGA
- a CDS encoding polyprenyl synthetase family protein has product MTFSASSPVSFVRTAVDTEIARFIERRRTQLLEIGSELAPAVDALEAMLSGGKRLRPAFCYWGWRGAGGDDVAEIHRAAASLEFLQACALIHDDVIDNSDTRRGLPAAHKRLADLHAAEGWRGAPEAFGRGAAILIGDLCLAWSEDLYQASGLELEALHAGRTPFDAMRTEVMAGQYLDMLEQVREGGDVEATLRVMHYKAAKYTVERPLHMGAALAGRFDDLAGVYTAYGLPLGVAFQLRDDVLGVFGDPEQTGKPAGDDLREGKRTLIVAETLERSGAAARARFLRHLGDPALDGDAVAWMRGVAEESGALAACERRIDDYVGKATAALESGLLDDAARSPLADLVVAATDRKY; this is encoded by the coding sequence ATGACCTTTTCCGCGTCCTCTCCGGTCTCGTTCGTGCGCACGGCCGTCGACACCGAGATCGCCCGGTTCATCGAGCGCCGGCGCACCCAGCTGCTGGAGATCGGCTCCGAGCTCGCGCCGGCCGTCGACGCGCTGGAGGCCATGCTCTCCGGCGGCAAGCGGCTGCGCCCGGCGTTCTGCTACTGGGGCTGGCGCGGGGCGGGCGGCGACGACGTCGCCGAGATCCACCGGGCCGCCGCCTCGCTGGAGTTCCTGCAGGCCTGCGCTCTGATCCACGACGACGTGATCGACAACAGCGACACCCGCCGCGGCCTGCCGGCGGCCCACAAGCGGCTGGCGGACCTGCACGCGGCCGAGGGCTGGCGCGGGGCCCCCGAGGCGTTCGGGCGCGGCGCGGCGATCCTCATCGGCGACCTGTGCCTGGCCTGGAGCGAAGACCTGTACCAGGCCAGCGGCCTGGAGCTGGAAGCGCTGCACGCCGGACGCACGCCCTTCGACGCGATGCGCACCGAGGTCATGGCCGGGCAGTACCTGGACATGCTGGAGCAGGTGCGCGAAGGCGGCGACGTCGAGGCGACGCTGCGTGTGATGCATTACAAAGCCGCCAAGTACACCGTCGAGCGTCCGCTGCATATGGGAGCGGCGCTGGCGGGCCGCTTCGACGACCTCGCCGGCGTCTACACCGCCTACGGCCTGCCCCTGGGGGTGGCCTTCCAGCTGCGCGACGACGTCCTGGGCGTCTTCGGTGACCCCGAGCAGACGGGCAAGCCGGCCGGCGACGACCTGCGCGAGGGAAAGCGCACACTGATCGTGGCCGAGACCCTGGAGCGCTCCGGCGCCGCCGCCCGCGCGCGGTTCCTGCGCCACCTGGGCGATCCCGCCCTCGACGGCGACGCGGTGGCGTGGATGCGCGGCGTGGCCGAAGAGTCCGGCGCCCTGGCCGCCTGCGAGCGCCGCATCGACGACTACGTGGGAAAGGCCACGGCGGCGCTGGAGAGCGGCCTGCTCGACGACGCGGCGCGTTCTCCGCTGGCCGACCTCGTCGTGGCCGCCACCGACCGCAAGTACTGA